The Nitrososphaerota archaeon DNA window GGATGATGGGTGGAGTGATTATACTCTTGGCTGTGAAGTAGCATCGTCACCATCTTTTTAACCCTTATAAGCTTGGTTCAGCATAGTGGTCTTATGCTTGGCAGAACAGCCTCAGCAGCTGCGGTGATCTCAGTTGTTGCTTTAGTTTTAGCTGCTATAAGTGGGTACTTCGTAAACTTACAGGAGAAGAGAGCCGAGGACCTTAACGCTGATGTGGCTGATCTACGATATAGGTTGCAAAACATAGAGGCTAAGGTTCAGAACCTATCTCAGAGCGCTTCTCAGCTATCGAATCAGATGAATCAGCTAGCGAACACAAATGTTAGGTTGCTGAGTGAGATAGCAGCGCTCAACCAAAGCGTGCCGACACAGACTCTCGTTGAGATAATTTCAGCCCTAAACCAGTCGCTAACATCAAAGCTGGATATGCTGAACCAGAGCTTAACAGCGTTGAAGGAGAGGGTTGCTGAGACCGAGCTGAACGTCTCACAATTAAACTCAACCATAACGGCGATGAATAAGGAACTAGCTACTATAAGTAGACAGACGCCTGGTAGGGTTTATGAGAAGGTCTACAAGTCGGTTGTGGTTATAAGGACATCGCTGGGGCAGGGCTCAGGCTTCGTATATGGTGAGAACCTGATCTTAACGAATTGGCATGTGGTAGAGGGAGTTAACGAAGCTGATATTCAATTCTATGATCAGACGAGAACCGCTGCTGCTGTCTTAGCGACAGACCCGTACTCTGATGTGGCTGTGCTGAAGATCGATAGGAAGCCGGCTGATGCTCTTCCTCTAAAACTAGGGAACTCTTCAGCGATATGGATAGGGGAGACTGTAGTAGCCGTAGGTAACCCACTTGGGTTGACAGGCAGCCTCTCAGTAGGTGTGATAAGCCAAGTCAATAGGCTCCTAGACCTTGAACCGATCATAGTACCAGTCCTACAGCTCGACATAACCATAGCGCCGGGCAGCTCAGGCGGCCCGCTTCTGAACTTAGATGGTGAGGTTATCGGCATAACTAACGCAGGCACATCCGTAGGCTTTAGCTTCGCCATACCCTCAAACATGGTTAAGAGGGTAGCCTCAGACCTCATATCAAAGGGCTATTACCAGCACCCCTACTTCGGCTTCTCCGCGATAACACTAACCCCTGAAATCATTAAAAGGTATAACATACTGGATGTTGATCCCTATCAGAACGGGCTCATGGTAATAAAGGTTGAACGTAACACCCCTGCTGAGAAGGCTGGATTAAGGGCTGCGACGCTAGTAAGAACGCTTACAGGCTCTGCATATAAGCCTGGTGATATAATATTGGCTATCGACGGTAGGCGGACATACACTAACGAAGATTGGTTTGCATACGTTTCTCTGAACGTTTCACCCAACCAGAAGGTTGTTTTGACCATACTCAGGGAGGGAAAGACCATCAACTTAGAGATTATACCTACTGCCAGACAACCTTACCAAGGCTAACATTAATCCTACAGCTTAAATACCTAATCTACTCGATACCTTGCCTAGAGGTCTTAAGAGTTGCCGCAAGCATACTGCGTAAAATGCAGAAAGAAGGTTGAAATAAAGGACCCCAAACCCACCACACTCAAGAACAACAAGCCAGCAATCGTAGGCGTATGCCCGAACTGCGGAACCAAAGTATTCAGAATCGGAAAGGCTTAGAGGGGAGACCTAACCCCCTCACCTTACCTTTTTCTCACCCAGTAAGGGGGCTAGCAGACCTGCTACATCATTAAAAATTACCTTTCAGCATTCTAGAGAGGGCTGATTAAACTATTGGTTTCTCCGCAACCCCCTCTTCGATCTTTATAATCGTCCTCACACCTTCTCTCATCTTTTTCAAGACTTCTATGGCTCCTCTTTTCAGCAGAAATTCGTTGTTGTTGCCGCATCTGTAGGAGTAGGTGCATCTTGGGCAGCCTGTCTCCGACTCGCACCTACACCCCTCCACTATTTCTAAAGCGCTTCTATGCGCCTCCTCGAATCTATCGTATAGGGCTTTTGTAGCCCCGTTTCCTCCTACAGCACCATCGTAGATGTAGATCAGCCCGGTCGCACCTAGGCTTATGCCTCCCATGTCTTCTGCCGCACCCCCTGTTATTGGGTTGGTCGCTTCTATCATCAGATGCTCTGTGGCGTGGAAGCTGCTCATCAAAGCGTACTCCTTCTGCTCAGCATATCTTTGGAGGGTTTGGTCTGGGGTCGGTGCTTTGAAGACTATGCCTTTTGTGCTGAATCTGTAGGTTACTGGCTGCTGGAGGAGCACCGGCTTACCTTTAGCTGTTGGGTTGTTGATGTCCACATTCACATACCCTATCACCTTCTTCTCTATCTCCAACTCAACCCGCTTAACCTCCATACCATAGACTCTTTTCGACTCGATCTCGCTCAATATTCTCGGCCACTCCTCCTTAAGCGGTCTTGTGAAGTACGGGTAGTTGTGGGGCAAAGTTTCGAGCTCAGCGTAGCTTCTAGCACCATCTATCTTCAGAACCTTGCTGCGGTATCTTACACCCGCGTGCAGATAGACCGCTTCCGGGTGAAGCTCATCTAATGCTTGAGGTAGAGACCTCTCACCAATCCTCCTACCGTTAAAGAGTATTGTAACATTCTCACCACTCCCTCTTATGTTATATGCTGCTAAGATCCTTCTGGCTACAGCGATGTCTGGCTTAAGTAGATCCTTGAATCTGCGGAGCAGACCTTTTGAGGCAAGGTTATCTATTATCTGCTCATATCCTTGAAACTCGTCTCTGCTGATTGGTTTGTCTAAGGCTGCTGCTAAGATCTGCTTCTCAGCAACCGACGGGTTGTAGGGATCTGCGTAAGCCTGCTCTATGTTCTTAAAGTATTCTTCGGGGTGGTTTCTATAGTATTGGCTTATGGGGTCGTTATCTCTTAGGAGTAGGAAGATGAGCGCCTCTTGCCCTCTTCTACCAGCCCTACCAGCCCTCTGTATCAACCGATTCACAGGTACTAGATCTGAGACCACCGCATCAACAGAGCCTATATCCAAGCCTAGTTCTAGTGTGGGTGTTGCTGAGATCGCTTTGATCGTGCCTTTTCTGAAGCCATCCTCAACCTTCCTCCTCCACTCCTCTGGTAATCCGGCTCTATGCACAGCGATATCTACGCCCTCCCGCTTAGCGTAGTAAGCATTCAACTCAGCACCAAGGTGTGAGCTCGAGAAGATCAGGGGCTTATACCCCGCCTTAAACAGCCTCTTAATGGTATCCACTACCAGCGCTCGGTGGCTTCGCAGAGTGGGGAACAAGATTGTGAAGTGTAGTATGCCGTGCCTGCCCTCATCCTCTTGGATCACCCTAAATCTTCGCCCAAAGAGCGTATTGCAGAACTCAGCCGGATTCGCTACGGTAGCCGAAGCAGCTATTATCTGAAGCCTACCTGCAAGCCGCTCAAGCCTCTTCACTATAAAGTGGACGTTTGAGCCGAATGTACCCTTATACACGTGCACCTCATCAACCACCAGCATCCTCACCGTATGGAGCAGCCGGCTGAACGCAGTTCTATGTAGTAGATGGTGGTGTATGGTGTCGAAGTTGGTCAGCACGATGTGAGGGGGCTCAAGTAGAATGCGCTCCCTATCCCTTCTAGGAGTATCCCCGTCAAAAACGTCCACACCAACACCAACCGATTCAGCCAACATTCTAATCTTATGCAGCTGGTCACGTGCAAGCGCCTTGGTTGGGTAGATGAAGAGGGCTTTGATCTTCGGCTGCTCTACACGTAGCCCACCAAACTTGCTACTATATGTTGAGAGCGTAGTCAACACAGGTAGGGTAAAAGCCTCTGTCTTACCGCTACCAGTAGGTGCCACGATCACAACATCCTCACCATTGAGTATGTGCTTGATGGCCTCTTCTTGGAAGCTGTAGAGGTGCTCTACACCCATCATCTCCAGCGTCTTCACAAGTGGTTGTGGTAGGTTGAGGGAAGAGGGTGCACTACCTGGCTTAGGCTTAGCTTCCTCTATAACATTATAAGCTACAACATAGTCTTGCTTAGATGTTAAAGCGTCGTAAACTACAGCCGGGATGCTGTACCCTTTCTTCTCCACATCACCTATTATACGCCGAATCTCCTCCCTCTTGCGGATAAAACCCTCCTCCTCTAAGAGATCTTCAAGAGGCTTCTTCACATCTATCTTCCCTGTGTCGTAGGCTAAGAGCATCTGCAGATACTCTTCATCCTCACCCCTACCTCTGCTTTCGAGTATGTGTTTTAACTCACATTTCTTGCAGTAGAATAGCGCTCTACCATCGTAGGTTCGCTTCACCTCAAGCCTAGATCCACATCTTGGACACCGATACTTCTGCACACAATCTTTACTCACAGGCTTTTAATAAAAGCCTTATCTCCACCTCCTCCTTACACAAAGAATTGAAAGCCTTGGCTTCAAGGCTTAGGCTTCTTTGTCCTGACAGGAGAGATCTCATCTAGGGGCGTCGGGCGGATATTGAAAGTTGATGAGCTAGCGAAGCTGGGCCTAGATGCTAGACAGAATTTCAAACAGAGAATTGAAATAAGCTTCGTCACCCTTTTTATACTCCCCGAGGAGGTTCTGCTGTGCAGGCGTAGCTTCGGGGATGTTTCATGCAGAAGGATGTTCAGATATGTGTGGTTGGGAAGGTTTTCAAGCCTAATAGAGTGAAGGTTTTAGCCTTAAACAGAGCCCTCAGCAGCTACTTTGGGCTTGTGAAGTGGTATCTCCACTTCAACTCTAGGTCCAAGAGTTTTCTGCACGAGAACTGCTATGCGACAGCTAAAGAGCTCTTCGATCTCAACACAGCTTTAATCCAAACTGCGAGGGACAAGGTTGTTGAAATCTTGCAGAGCTTCGCAAAAAACAAGAAAGAGGGCAGCGTTTTAAGGCTCAAGAGGATATCCATACGCTTCGATAGGAGATGCTACAGCTTCTCTAAGACGACAAACGTTCTAACGCCGTACTGGCTGACGCTAAGCCTGAACAGAAAGGAGAGGGTCAGCCTGCCGATAGTCTTCGGAGAAAGGCAGAAACAAAGGATTGAGGAAGCTTTCAGAGGAGAGTGGCGATTCACGACAGTTGAAATGGTTAAACGTGGTGGAGATTGGTATGCTCATTTCGTTCTTAAGAAGGCTGTCGAAGTTCCCGATGAAACCGAGACCGTGATAGCGGTGGATAGAGGTGAGCACAATCTAGCCGTTGCAGTAGCCATATCAAAGAACAACCCGAATAAGCCCAAAAAGGGTCGGTTCTGGAGAGGCGAGGAGATCAAGAGGATAAGAGGGCTCTATGGGCATATCAGAAGGAGGCTTCAGGAAAAGAGGCTTCTGAAGAAGGTTAAGGAGCTTAGGGGAGAGGAGAGGCGCAAAGTAAACCAGCAACTACACATCATAGCCAACCAGATAGTCGCCTACGCTAAACAGTTCCCCAAGCCGATAATAGTGATGGAAAACTTGAACGGAATAAGGGGTATCTTCAAGAAGTCTGAGAAGCTAAATAGAAGATTCCACAGCCTACCGTTTAGAAAGCTACAAACCATCATAGAATACAAGGCTCTCCACGAAGGAATAGAAGTCAGATACCTAACGAAGAAGGAGACAAAAAATACTTCGAAGACATGCCACAGATGCGGGTATGTTACCCAAGTTAGGGGCAGAATCTTTAGGTGTCCAAAATGTGGAATCGAGTATGACAGAGACTTGAACGCTTGTGTTAACATAGCCCATAGGGTAACGAGCTCTATGGGATGGGGGAGCTGTGAGCCCCCCGAACCAGCAGATGAGGAGACAGGCGCAAAGCCCACTCTAAAGGCTGGAAGCCTCGCCCCTTTAGGGCGGGGCAGCTCACTTGAATAAGTCTTCCTTTAGCGGCCTTATAAGATACTTAGCGCCAACAAACCCAACCTCGTATTCATACCCTCTTATAAGAGCAGCTGGGCACATCTTCGTCTTACCCATCACGAGCTCAGCGGCTGAAGCGAGCTCATCAGCGACCGCTATCTCAGTGACCTTCAACACCTTTCCAAATGTGTCTGGTTTGCCTCTGTAATCTAGGATAGGGTTAAGCCCATAAACACCTATGGCGAACTGAACCTGCCCTCTGCGCCAAGCTCTCCCATATGTGTCGGTTATTATTACTGCTGGCTTAACACCAGTCCTAGCCTCTATCTGCTCAGCTATCTTCTCAGCTGAGCGGTCTGGGTCTTTAGGTAGGAGGGCTGCGTATCCTTCAGGCACATTTGACTGGTCTACTCCAGCGTTTGCGCAGACTATCCCAAGCTTTGTTCTCGTTATTATTATGCCACGCTCAACTCTCAAGACCATCCTACTCTCTTTTAGAATCAGCTCCACGATTCTAGGGTCTTTATTCAAGCGCCTTGCTAACCTCACCGCTTTCGGTGAAGGCTTTACACCATCGAGTTTAACGAGCCTACCCTCAGCCTTTGAAACCGCTTTCGAGGTGACTACAATTATATCGCCCTTCAAGATGGCTAGATTGTTCTTCGCTAACGCTTCAGCCAAAGCTTCACCTAACCTAACACCCTTTCTGATTTCGCCTAACCCAGTTATAGGGTAGATGGAGACGGTCATCTCCCTTACCGTCCTACTTGTAGTGTAGGGGTTGCAGATCCCTCATGGTCTTAAGCCCTGGTTTAGTCTTTAGCAGTGGCCAGATAGAGTTCACTACGATGGCTGCTGTCGCCATATCTCCTTGTATGGCTGGCTTTATCATCTGATTAACCTCTGGTTTGCCTCTAATGTGTATGCGGTCATACTCCTCTTCTGCTCCGATGTAGGCTTTGAAGAGCAGGGTTATGCGCGCTCCCCCATCCACATATCCTCGTGCTATCTGTTGAAGCCCAGCAACCCTACCAGCTGGTACGGTGTAGTAGGGGCTGCTTACCTGCTTAGATGCTAATATTGGTGTGGGTTGCTCAGCCTCTATACGCTGAAGCCTCCAACCTAAGGCGTCACATATCATCGCTATGGATTCCTCAAGCCCAACGTGCCCAGATATCTCTTTCCCCACGATCTTAGATGCGAACTCTTCTTCACTAAGCGCTACACCGATCTTTCTCTGAAAGGCTTGTCTTCGGTGTGAAGCGTCGATAACACGCTCCACAACTATGCTCTCAACTTCTTGGCAAACTGTTGTGAGGAGTGTGACTAAGGTATCCATTAAGAAGCCTGGGTTTATCCCTGTGCCGAGTATGCGGACCCTGTTCTTCTTCGCCAAGTGGTCGAGGTTCTTCGCTAAATCAGGGTGCTTATAGAATGGGTAAGATAACTCCTCGCAAGTTGAGATTACGTTTGCCCCCTCTTTTACACATTCCACTATCTGCTCATACACATCTTGCAGATAGGAGGAGGTTGCGTGTAGAATCAGATCAGGTTTAGATTCTTTAAGAGCCCTACGATAATCTGAAACGACTTTAACACCCGTCACCCCAGACCCTAAGATGACTCCGAGGTCTTCACCAACGTGTCTCACTAGATCTGATGCGCCCACTATCTTCAATCCGCTCTTCTTCGATGCGAGTTTAGCGATCTCTAACCCTATAGCACCTAACCCGATCTGAAGAAACCTTAACTCCTTCAACCCACTTTAGCCTAAGGCGCTCTCTATTTAGGGCTATCTTCCTTAATCTGAAAGACAGATAATTCTGAGCTAAGCGTAAAGATGGGGGGGCCGTTACCCTACATAACAATATTTAACCTCTGCTCGTTTGTGGTGAAGTCTCTGCTTCCTAGATGCATTATTATCTGAACCTTAGTTGGGTCGAAGGTTCTTTTGAACAGACCTTGGTTAACTCTTGCCGCTACTACCTCGCCTACGAAGAATGTGTGGTCTCCTGTGCGGACGCTTTGCACAACTTTACACTCTAGATGCGCTACACACTCTAGGATAGAGGGGGCGTTAACCTTCAGAGAGGGTATGGGGGTTAGCTTCGTTTCTTTAAACTTATCGACTTCACACCCAGAGTGCTCGCCGCAGAATACTGTTTGCTCAATTAAGTCTATTGTAGGTATGTTGACCACAAATTCCCCAGACTTTGCTATGATGGCGTGGCTGTAGCGCTCCAACCCCACTGAGATTCCTAAGAGAGGCGGGTTATGGGATAGAGGTGTGGACCAAGCTAAGGTTATGATATTAGGTTTGCCAGCGTAGGCGCAGCTCACTAGTACAGTGGGTCTCGGATGCATGAGGCGTAGGGCTAAGTTAAGAGGCACTTCTTCTTTCAAATCAGAACACTAAACATATCTACGCGAGGTAGAATAAAAGGTTTGATCACGCAGATCGAAGAAAAAAATAGTACTGAGTATTAAGAAGAGTAAGGTTTAGAAAAAGATTTTGAGTTTCTACCAAAAGATTTACAACATTGCTTCACTTATTCAAACCAAAAAGTGAAGCAGAAGTTAGCCATCACACTTAAATCCCCATTCAAGCCACTAAGGGTTAGAAGACCGAGAGTAGAGATGGCTTTCATAAAGAGGCTTGAGATTAGAGGCTTCAAGTCTTTTGGTGAGAAGACCGTATCTTTAAAATTTGAGCCTGGGTTGACGGCGATAACAGGTCCTAATGGTGGTGGTAAGAGTAACTTAATAGATGCTATACTCTTTGCGTTAGGCGAGAACAGCCCGAAGGCGCTTAGAGTCAATAAGTTATCTTCTTTGATATATGATGGCGGCGAAAATAAGCCGCCCTCTGCTAGGGTTACTGTGGTCTTCGATAACAGCGACAAATCTATCCCCATTGACTCAGAAACCGTAACAATTACTAGGGAGACGGATCAGAAGGGCGAAAGCACATATTATCTGAATGGCAAAAAGACTTCGCGAAATGTTGTTACCGAGATACTTGACTTAGCGCTAATCACTCACGAGGGGTTCAATATAGTTCCTCAAGGGATGGTTATGCACATCTCAGAGATGCTTCCTGATGAGAAGAGGAGGCTGATAGAGGATATCGCTGGTGTATCACCTTTTGACGCAAAGAAGGCCGAAGCACTCAAGCAGCTCCAAGAGGCTGATATGAGGCTGCAAGTCGCTATGGCGCGTATAGGCGAGATAGAGCATAGAGTGTATTCTCTAGAAGGTGAGAGGAACGATCAGCTTCGACTAAGACACCTTGAGGATGAGTTAAGGTGGGTGAAAGCGCTGATAGCCTCGAGAAACATAGCCTTGGCTAGAAAGAGGAAAGAAGAGGAGGAGGCCAAAGCCAAAGAGAACTCCGCTAGGCTACAGGAACTTAACAGCAGGTTAAACGATCTTAGGGCTGAGATAGCAAGAGTGGAGGAGGAGAAAAGGAACTTCTTGACAACAGTTGTTGACACTTCAGGCGGAAGGCTGGTTGAGCTGCAGTCTCAGATAGGTAAGCTTCTCTATGAGGAGGAGAGAGTTAGGAGCGAAAAGGCGAAGGCATCGCACAGACTTCTTGAGTTGGAGGAGACCCTACCTAGATTAAAAGAGGAGCGGCAAACCCTAGTTGCTGAAAAAGAGGGGCTGGAGAAGCAGATCAAAGAAGACGAGCAGAAGTTGAAAGCGCTTGAAGGTGAAAAAAAGGTTCTGGAGAAGAGCATAACTCATCTACAAAAGGAGAAGGAGAGGCTGCAGCAGGTGATACAAACATTAAGCGGCAGAATCGAGAGGTTAAGGGTTGGGCAGAGTAGGCTTACAGCCCGCTTGACCGAGCTGAGGTCTCAGGTTGAGCTGGATAGGCAGAGGATGAGTATGCTTGAGGAGAATCTGAAGAGCGTAAAGGAGAGGTCGGCAAGCTTCTTAGAGACGCTCAGCAACCTTGAGCAGAACCTAAACCAGATTCTCCAGTTTAAAGAGAGTGAAGAGGGTGCTCTAACTCAATTGAGAGAGGAGGCTGAGGCGTTAGCTAAGAGAAAGGAGGCTGTTGAGAAGGAGGTCGAAGCGGCTTTAGAGGTGCTCGAGAGGGCAAGCAAAAAGATCCTTCAACTCGACGCCCAGCACACAACCTTAGAGAAGATCGCGCCAGATGAAGTATCGGTTAGCCTTCTGATTCAGGCAGCAAAAGATGGGTCGGTAGAGGGGGTAGTAGGTAGGTTTAGGGATCTGATCTCCTTTAA harbors:
- a CDS encoding flavin reductase family protein, whose amino-acid sequence is MKEEVPLNLALRLMHPRPTVLVSCAYAGKPNIITLAWSTPLSHNPPLLGISVGLERYSHAIIAKSGEFVVNIPTIDLIEQTVFCGEHSGCEVDKFKETKLTPIPSLKVNAPSILECVAHLECKVVQSVRTGDHTFFVGEVVAARVNQGLFKRTFDPTKVQIIMHLGSRDFTTNEQRLNIVM
- the cofE gene encoding coenzyme F420-0:L-glutamate ligase yields the protein MTVSIYPITGLGEIRKGVRLGEALAEALAKNNLAILKGDIIVVTSKAVSKAEGRLVKLDGVKPSPKAVRLARRLNKDPRIVELILKESRMVLRVERGIIITRTKLGIVCANAGVDQSNVPEGYAALLPKDPDRSAEKIAEQIEARTGVKPAVIITDTYGRAWRRGQVQFAIGVYGLNPILDYRGKPDTFGKVLKVTEIAVADELASAAELVMGKTKMCPAALIRGYEYEVGFVGAKYLIRPLKEDLFK
- a CDS encoding DEAD/DEAH box helicase; the protein is MQKYRCPRCGSRLEVKRTYDGRALFYCKKCELKHILESRGRGEDEEYLQMLLAYDTGKIDVKKPLEDLLEEEGFIRKREEIRRIIGDVEKKGYSIPAVVYDALTSKQDYVVAYNVIEEAKPKPGSAPSSLNLPQPLVKTLEMMGVEHLYSFQEEAIKHILNGEDVVIVAPTGSGKTEAFTLPVLTTLSTYSSKFGGLRVEQPKIKALFIYPTKALARDQLHKIRMLAESVGVGVDVFDGDTPRRDRERILLEPPHIVLTNFDTIHHHLLHRTAFSRLLHTVRMLVVDEVHVYKGTFGSNVHFIVKRLERLAGRLQIIAASATVANPAEFCNTLFGRRFRVIQEDEGRHGILHFTILFPTLRSHRALVVDTIKRLFKAGYKPLIFSSSHLGAELNAYYAKREGVDIAVHRAGLPEEWRRKVEDGFRKGTIKAISATPTLELGLDIGSVDAVVSDLVPVNRLIQRAGRAGRRGQEALIFLLLRDNDPISQYYRNHPEEYFKNIEQAYADPYNPSVAEKQILAAALDKPISRDEFQGYEQIIDNLASKGLLRRFKDLLKPDIAVARRILAAYNIRGSGENVTILFNGRRIGERSLPQALDELHPEAVYLHAGVRYRSKVLKIDGARSYAELETLPHNYPYFTRPLKEEWPRILSEIESKRVYGMEVKRVELEIEKKVIGYVNVDINNPTAKGKPVLLQQPVTYRFSTKGIVFKAPTPDQTLQRYAEQKEYALMSSFHATEHLMIEATNPITGGAAEDMGGISLGATGLIYIYDGAVGGNGATKALYDRFEEAHRSALEIVEGCRCESETGCPRCTYSYRCGNNNEFLLKRGAIEVLKKMREGVRTIIKIEEGVAEKPIV
- a CDS encoding dihydrodipicolinate reductase; translation: MKELRFLQIGLGAIGLEIAKLASKKSGLKIVGASDLVRHVGEDLGVILGSGVTGVKVVSDYRRALKESKPDLILHATSSYLQDVYEQIVECVKEGANVISTCEELSYPFYKHPDLAKNLDHLAKKNRVRILGTGINPGFLMDTLVTLLTTVCQEVESIVVERVIDASHRRQAFQRKIGVALSEEEFASKIVGKEISGHVGLEESIAMICDALGWRLQRIEAEQPTPILASKQVSSPYYTVPAGRVAGLQQIARGYVDGGARITLLFKAYIGAEEEYDRIHIRGKPEVNQMIKPAIQGDMATAAIVVNSIWPLLKTKPGLKTMRDLQPLHYK
- a CDS encoding PDZ domain-containing protein — translated: MLGRTASAAAVISVVALVLAAISGYFVNLQEKRAEDLNADVADLRYRLQNIEAKVQNLSQSASQLSNQMNQLANTNVRLLSEIAALNQSVPTQTLVEIISALNQSLTSKLDMLNQSLTALKERVAETELNVSQLNSTITAMNKELATISRQTPGRVYEKVYKSVVVIRTSLGQGSGFVYGENLILTNWHVVEGVNEADIQFYDQTRTAAAVLATDPYSDVAVLKIDRKPADALPLKLGNSSAIWIGETVVAVGNPLGLTGSLSVGVISQVNRLLDLEPIIVPVLQLDITIAPGSSGGPLLNLDGEVIGITNAGTSVGFSFAIPSNMVKRVASDLISKGYYQHPYFGFSAITLTPEIIKRYNILDVDPYQNGLMVIKVERNTPAEKAGLRAATLVRTLTGSAYKPGDIILAIDGRRTYTNEDWFAYVSLNVSPNQKVVLTILREGKTINLEIIPTARQPYQG